From the genome of Variovorax sp. RA8, one region includes:
- a CDS encoding LysR family transcriptional regulator yields MRQLNLDQVRTLVAIADLGTFSAAAQALHLAQPTVSLHVSELESRLGAPLVVRGARRVMPTPAGAVLVERGRRLLRDADDAIDAVRRQHQGLAGRVRIGCSTTSVVVDLLPPVFHALLERYPDIVLTPSFLGSEYSVSGILAGTLDLAIIALPQPAMPGLALKPWRQHSMMAFLPARWQVPRRVTPAWLAQHPLIMNEPGSRMYALTMEWFARGGFAPRARIEHDYDVAMRGLVAAGYGVALLPAPDKGTVADAHVQTRPLSPKLTRQLAIAYRAQATLDGATQRVIETLLEFG; encoded by the coding sequence ATGCGACAGCTCAACCTCGATCAAGTCCGCACCCTCGTCGCCATCGCCGACCTCGGCACCTTCTCCGCTGCCGCGCAGGCGCTGCATCTCGCGCAGCCCACCGTGAGCCTGCACGTCAGCGAGCTGGAATCGCGCCTGGGCGCACCGCTGGTCGTGCGCGGCGCGCGCCGTGTCATGCCCACGCCCGCCGGCGCTGTTCTGGTGGAGCGTGGCCGGCGCCTGTTGCGCGACGCCGACGATGCGATCGACGCAGTTCGGCGCCAGCACCAGGGGCTGGCCGGCCGGGTGCGCATCGGCTGCAGCACCACCAGCGTGGTCGTCGACCTGTTGCCGCCGGTGTTCCACGCCCTGCTGGAGCGCTACCCTGACATCGTGCTCACGCCGAGCTTCCTGGGTTCCGAGTACTCGGTGTCAGGCATCCTGGCCGGCACGCTGGACCTGGCCATCATCGCGCTGCCCCAGCCGGCAATGCCGGGCCTGGCGCTCAAGCCCTGGCGCCAGCATTCGATGATGGCCTTCCTGCCAGCGCGCTGGCAGGTGCCGCGCCGCGTCACGCCCGCGTGGCTGGCACAGCACCCGCTGATCATGAACGAGCCGGGTTCGCGCATGTACGCGCTGACCATGGAATGGTTCGCCCGCGGCGGCTTCGCGCCGCGTGCACGCATCGAGCACGACTACGACGTCGCGATGCGCGGGCTGGTCGCCGCCGGCTACGGCGTGGCGCTGCTCCCGGCGCCCGACAAGGGGACGGTCGCCGACGCACATGTGCAGACGCGGCCGCTGAGCCCGAAGCTCACGCGCCAACTCGCCATCGCGTACCGCGCACAGGCCACGCTCGACGGTGCCACGCAGCGGGTCATCGAAACGTTGCTGGAGTTCGGCTAG
- a CDS encoding amidohydrolase family protein yields the protein MLSPELLQSGRPLLLAPEWVMLTDGPRQGLGVLVRDGYFAQVAPLAEVRAAHPGLAAIDLPQRLLMPGLVDTHTHLTQSFGKALAFGEPSEIFRRIWVPMEATLDADAAYLSAKLSALESLRGGFTTVVDAGTRSEAGLDAVASAARDAGIRCVLGMICNDAGLEGDEAAGRRILDAAATFLARLEHDPLVHPSLAISIPEAATDRMLRAVAALTLESGRRFQTHVNEHLAAVERSLVARGLRPLEVLQACGALNASALLAHATLLTPRELGLLRDSGAAVAYNPVASQWKGNAVLDAGLLEVLGVPFGLGTDGTRADGFRLMDAAEATQRLTHGLANGDSSCGGGWLWLDHATHRGAEAAGLGALTGRIADGLAADFLLLDLDVPEFVPSWDLSWELVRLANRDQIEAVFVHGALRLWKGWPVDWDARALMREVAEIARRDVSRAPIQRVHPVADLHRARQRPGNPA from the coding sequence ATGCTGTCTCCCGAACTCCTGCAGTCAGGCCGGCCGCTGCTGCTGGCGCCCGAGTGGGTGATGCTGACCGACGGCCCGCGCCAGGGCCTCGGCGTCTTGGTGCGCGACGGGTACTTCGCACAGGTGGCCCCGCTTGCCGAGGTGCGCGCCGCGCATCCGGGCCTGGCAGCGATCGATCTCCCGCAGCGCCTGCTGATGCCGGGCCTGGTCGATACCCACACCCATCTCACCCAGTCCTTCGGCAAGGCATTGGCCTTCGGCGAGCCGTCGGAAATCTTCCGCCGCATCTGGGTGCCGATGGAGGCCACGCTCGACGCCGACGCGGCCTATCTCTCCGCCAAGCTCTCGGCACTGGAATCGCTGCGCGGCGGCTTCACCACGGTGGTCGATGCGGGCACGCGCTCCGAAGCCGGGCTCGATGCGGTGGCGAGCGCAGCGCGCGACGCCGGCATCCGCTGCGTGCTGGGCATGATCTGCAACGATGCAGGGCTGGAAGGCGACGAGGCCGCCGGGCGCCGCATTCTCGATGCCGCCGCCACCTTCCTCGCGCGCCTCGAGCACGACCCGCTGGTGCACCCCTCGCTCGCGATCTCGATCCCCGAGGCCGCGACCGACCGCATGCTGCGCGCGGTCGCCGCGCTGACGCTCGAAAGCGGCCGGCGCTTCCAGACGCACGTCAACGAACACCTGGCGGCCGTCGAGCGCTCGCTCGTCGCGCGCGGCCTGCGCCCGCTGGAGGTGCTGCAGGCCTGCGGCGCGCTCAACGCCTCGGCCCTGCTGGCCCATGCCACGCTGCTGACCCCGCGCGAACTGGGCCTGTTGCGCGACAGCGGTGCCGCGGTGGCCTATAACCCCGTCGCCAGCCAATGGAAGGGCAACGCCGTGCTCGACGCTGGCCTGCTCGAAGTGCTCGGCGTGCCCTTCGGCCTGGGCACCGACGGCACGCGCGCCGATGGCTTCCGCCTCATGGACGCCGCCGAGGCCACGCAGCGCCTCACACACGGCTTGGCCAACGGGGACTCCTCTTGCGGCGGGGGCTGGCTCTGGCTCGACCACGCGACGCACCGCGGCGCCGAGGCCGCGGGGCTGGGCGCGCTCACCGGCCGCATCGCCGACGGCCTGGCCGCCGACTTCCTGCTCCTCGACCTGGACGTGCCGGAGTTCGTCCCGAGTTGGGACCTGAGCTGGGAGCTGGTGCGCCTGGCGAACCGCGACCAGATCGAGGCGGTGTTCGTGCACGGCGCGCTGCGCCTGTGGAAGGGCTGGCCGGTCGACTGGGACGCCCGCGCGCTGATGCGCGAAGTGGCGGAGATCGCACGTCGCGATGTCAGCCGCGCGCCGATCCAGCGCGTGCATCCGGTCGCCGATCTGCACCGCGCCCGGCAGCGCCCCGGCAATCCCGCCTGA
- a CDS encoding GntR family transcriptional regulator, which yields MSELPQSLHAQLRDALRARILDGELEPGAKLPSESELTAAHGVSRITVRQALGALQAEGLIVKLHGKGAFVSHSKASQSLNRLQGLNEALALEQHAVSSKRLVWREVKAPAMVARQLQLPAGETVYHLQTLRYLDREPLSVNSSWLPRFLGERLARVDFSQRDLIEVFEHEGGVEIGEAQLEIGAGLAKPQEAKLLQLKPGAPVLQVERLLHLAGGGPVHVETAVYRADTFRYKLSLRR from the coding sequence ATGTCTGAGCTTCCCCAGTCCTTGCACGCGCAGCTGCGCGATGCACTGCGCGCGCGCATCCTCGACGGCGAGCTGGAACCGGGGGCCAAGCTGCCTTCCGAATCCGAGCTCACGGCTGCGCACGGCGTGAGCCGCATCACCGTGCGGCAGGCGCTGGGCGCGCTGCAGGCCGAGGGCCTGATCGTCAAACTGCACGGGAAAGGTGCCTTCGTGTCCCATTCGAAGGCGTCCCAGAGCCTCAACCGGCTCCAGGGGTTGAACGAGGCGCTCGCGCTGGAACAGCACGCGGTCAGCAGCAAGCGGCTCGTATGGCGGGAGGTGAAGGCGCCTGCCATGGTGGCGCGCCAGCTGCAGCTGCCGGCCGGCGAGACGGTGTACCACCTGCAGACGCTGCGCTACCTCGACCGCGAGCCGCTCTCGGTCAACAGTTCCTGGCTGCCGCGCTTCCTGGGCGAGCGGCTGGCGCGCGTCGATTTCTCGCAGCGCGACCTGATCGAGGTGTTCGAGCACGAGGGCGGCGTCGAGATCGGCGAGGCCCAGCTCGAGATCGGTGCCGGCCTGGCCAAGCCGCAGGAGGCGAAGCTGCTGCAGCTCAAGCCCGGCGCGCCGGTGTTGCAGGTGGAGCGGCTGCTGCACCTGGCCGGCGGCGGCCCGGTGCATGTGGAGACCGCGGTCTACCGGGCCGACACCTTCCGCTACAAGCTCAGCCTCCGGCGCTGA
- a CDS encoding glutaminase: MNFQPLLDEINEEIRPMLGEAGTVASYIPALERVPARQFGIALRTCQGEEAAAGDAATPFSIQSISKLFTLTLAMRHLGDALWERIGREPSGNPFNSLVQLESEQGKPRNPFINAGAIAVADRLLSGGDAKAELLALMHSLCGEPIGFDAEVAASEAATGYRNYALANFMKSFGKLDNAVDAVLDLYFHQCALRMSSVQLARAAGFLCRDGRHPRAGEAEITTERHARRINALMLTCGTYDAAGDVAFSIGLPCKSGVGGGIVAVVPDRLTLCVWSPALDATGNSLLGREALELFVAKTGLSVF, translated from the coding sequence ATGAACTTCCAGCCTCTCCTCGACGAGATCAACGAAGAGATCCGCCCGATGCTCGGCGAGGCCGGCACGGTCGCCAGCTACATCCCCGCGCTCGAGCGCGTGCCGGCGCGGCAGTTCGGCATCGCGCTGCGCACCTGCCAGGGCGAGGAGGCCGCGGCCGGCGATGCCGCCACGCCCTTCTCGATCCAGAGCATCTCCAAGCTCTTCACCCTCACGCTGGCGATGCGGCACCTCGGCGATGCGCTGTGGGAACGCATCGGCCGCGAGCCCTCGGGCAATCCCTTCAACTCGCTGGTGCAGCTCGAGAGCGAGCAAGGCAAGCCGCGCAATCCGTTCATCAATGCGGGCGCCATCGCGGTCGCGGACCGCCTGCTGAGCGGCGGCGATGCCAAGGCGGAACTGCTGGCGCTCATGCACAGCCTGTGCGGCGAGCCGATCGGCTTCGATGCCGAGGTCGCGGCCTCCGAGGCGGCCACGGGCTACCGCAACTACGCGCTCGCCAACTTCATGAAGAGCTTCGGCAAACTCGACAACGCAGTCGACGCGGTGCTGGACCTCTACTTCCACCAGTGCGCGCTACGCATGAGCAGCGTGCAGTTGGCGCGCGCGGCCGGCTTCCTGTGCCGCGACGGCCGCCACCCGCGCGCTGGCGAGGCCGAGATCACCACCGAGCGCCATGCGCGGCGCATCAACGCGCTGATGCTGACCTGTGGCACCTACGACGCCGCCGGCGATGTCGCCTTCTCGATCGGCCTGCCCTGCAAGAGCGGCGTGGGCGGCGGCATCGTGGCGGTGGTGCCCGACCGGCTCACGCTGTGCGTCTGGTCGCCGGCGCTCGACGCGACGGGCAATTCGCTGCTGGGGCGGGAGGCGCTGGAGCTGTTCGTCGCGAAGACGGGGCTGTCGGTGTTCTGA
- a CDS encoding OmpA family protein — protein MQIGTRVFTLPLLSSLLLGIGASTLVGCSTPQVAAEALPFDRAIRAAADALLDEAQPFSSMLAGSDRRAVVLDPTLDADSGQQTSATQQLDVAISERVQQARYFELVPFEAANLKSAKYLIVGSMSRAQGGHRLDLALLDLKTGGVLAQTSVLARLDAADMKPIGYYRDSPVLMKDETVEGYVRTTLTRPGNLADAGYLGRIGAAASINDAARLYNSGRYREALVEYRGLAATPAGNQIRVLSGIYLSSVKLGRTAEAESAFGRLVAYGLAQKNLSVKFLFNPGSTEFWADPRLTTAYGMWLRQIARQASNAKICMDIVGHTSRTGPEEVNDSLSARRALFIKQKLSAEATELAARTRTIGMGSRHNLVGSGTDDVVDAPDRRVDFAIVDCAA, from the coding sequence ATGCAAATAGGAACCCGTGTCTTCACCTTGCCGCTGCTGTCCAGCCTGTTGCTGGGCATTGGCGCATCGACCCTGGTGGGCTGCAGTACCCCGCAGGTGGCCGCCGAGGCCCTGCCCTTCGACCGCGCCATCCGCGCTGCCGCCGACGCGCTGCTCGACGAGGCGCAGCCGTTCTCCAGCATGCTGGCCGGGTCGGACCGGCGAGCGGTCGTGCTCGACCCCACCCTCGATGCCGACAGCGGACAGCAGACGTCCGCCACGCAGCAGCTGGACGTTGCCATCAGCGAGCGCGTGCAGCAGGCCCGGTACTTCGAACTCGTCCCCTTCGAGGCGGCCAACCTCAAGTCCGCGAAGTACCTGATCGTCGGGTCCATGTCGCGCGCCCAGGGCGGGCATCGCCTCGACCTTGCGCTGCTGGATCTCAAGACCGGCGGCGTGCTGGCCCAGACTTCGGTCCTGGCGCGCCTGGACGCTGCCGACATGAAGCCGATCGGCTACTACCGGGACAGCCCGGTGCTGATGAAGGACGAGACGGTAGAGGGCTACGTTCGCACGACCCTTACGCGTCCCGGCAACCTGGCCGACGCGGGCTATCTGGGCCGAATCGGCGCGGCAGCGTCCATCAACGACGCAGCCAGGCTCTACAACAGCGGCCGCTATCGCGAGGCGCTGGTCGAATACCGAGGACTGGCGGCGACACCGGCCGGCAACCAGATCCGGGTCCTGAGCGGGATCTACCTGAGCAGCGTCAAGCTCGGGCGCACGGCCGAGGCCGAGAGCGCGTTCGGGCGCCTGGTCGCCTACGGGCTCGCGCAGAAGAACCTGAGCGTGAAGTTCCTCTTCAATCCGGGGAGCACGGAGTTCTGGGCCGACCCCCGTCTCACCACCGCGTATGGCATGTGGCTGCGCCAGATTGCCAGGCAGGCGAGCAACGCCAAGATCTGCATGGACATCGTGGGCCACACCAGCAGAACCGGCCCGGAGGAGGTCAACGACAGCCTGTCCGCCCGGCGTGCCTTGTTCATCAAGCAGAAGCTGAGCGCGGAGGCCACCGAACTGGCGGCACGCACCCGCACCATCGGCATGGGCTCCAGGCACAACCTGGTGGGCAGCGGCACGGACGATGTCGTCGATGCGCCGGATCGCCGTGTCGATTTCGCGATCGTCGATTGCGCAGCCTGA
- a CDS encoding sulfite exporter TauE/SafE family protein yields MLMSLASAWIVLPAVLLAGGLIGASGIGGVLLVPVLTKLGAVPLPQAIAAASLGFALPALVALRPLARQRAEAARCVPLLAGALAGACAGALLVRWLPAAALMTGVTLLVLFSGWRGLRSSAKASQPAAPLGTPVLLALGVAVGLGSALTGTGGPVLVLPLLMLLRQPVGFAVVAAQAVQLPVALASSAVHAIEGRLDLRLAALCGLLMLAGSIAGQRAAAGLDMRQLQRFVSLLLLAVGAWFAWLLLA; encoded by the coding sequence ATGCTGATGTCGCTCGCCAGTGCCTGGATCGTGCTGCCCGCCGTGCTGCTGGCCGGCGGCCTGATCGGCGCGAGCGGCATCGGCGGCGTGCTGCTGGTGCCGGTGCTGACCAAGCTGGGCGCGGTGCCGCTGCCGCAGGCCATCGCTGCCGCCTCGCTGGGCTTCGCGCTGCCGGCACTGGTTGCGCTGCGCCCGCTTGCGCGCCAGCGGGCGGAGGCGGCGCGCTGCGTGCCGTTGCTGGCCGGTGCCCTGGCCGGCGCGTGCGCGGGCGCGCTGCTGGTGCGCTGGCTGCCCGCCGCCGCGCTGATGACCGGCGTGACCCTGCTGGTGCTGTTCTCGGGCTGGCGCGGGCTGCGTTCCTCGGCGAAGGCATCGCAGCCCGCGGCACCGCTCGGCACGCCGGTGCTGCTTGCACTCGGCGTAGCGGTCGGCCTCGGCTCCGCGCTCACGGGCACCGGTGGCCCGGTGCTGGTCCTGCCGCTGCTGATGCTGCTGCGCCAGCCCGTCGGCTTTGCGGTGGTGGCCGCGCAGGCCGTGCAACTGCCCGTGGCCCTGGCCAGCAGCGCGGTTCATGCGATCGAAGGCCGCCTCGACCTCCGGCTGGCCGCCCTGTGCGGCCTGCTGATGCTGGCGGGCTCCATCGCCGGGCAGCGCGCCGCCGCCGGGCTCGACATGCGGCAGCTGCAACGTTTCGTCTCACTGCTGCTGCTGGCCGTGGGCGCCTGGTTTGCCTGGCTGCTGCTGGCCTGA
- a CDS encoding DMT family transporter, protein MTDRKNHLDTRATTLLLACCAFWGLQQILIKTTVPEVPPLWQASIRMAGAVVLLWLWCLWRRVPLFDRDGTLGGGLLAGLLFAGEFVCIYIGLQHTTASRLTVFLYTAPFVVALLLPRFVHAERLRGVQWLGLAIAFTGVVAAFSESFGHSSSGQLLGDALGLAAGVLWGLTTLAIRTTRLATASAEKTLFYQIAVTAAVSPVLSLALGERWGFAYSSYAWFSISVQTAIGAFASYLAWMWMLRHYPATRISSFTFLTPLFALVFGVVLLDEPLTLQLVLALAGVALGIVLVNRRTSPTVQAETVRRAN, encoded by the coding sequence ATGACCGATCGCAAGAACCACCTCGACACCCGCGCCACCACCCTGTTGCTCGCCTGCTGCGCCTTCTGGGGCCTGCAGCAGATCCTGATCAAGACCACGGTGCCCGAAGTGCCGCCGCTGTGGCAGGCCTCGATCCGCATGGCGGGCGCGGTCGTGCTGCTGTGGCTGTGGTGCCTGTGGCGCCGCGTGCCGCTGTTCGATCGCGATGGCACGCTCGGTGGCGGCCTGCTAGCCGGGCTGCTGTTCGCGGGCGAGTTCGTCTGCATCTACATCGGGCTGCAGCACACCACGGCGTCGCGGCTCACGGTGTTTCTCTACACCGCGCCCTTCGTGGTGGCGCTGCTGCTGCCGCGCTTCGTGCATGCCGAGCGGCTGCGCGGCGTGCAGTGGCTGGGCCTCGCGATCGCCTTCACGGGCGTGGTGGCGGCCTTCAGCGAGAGCTTCGGCCACAGCAGCTCCGGCCAATTGCTGGGCGACGCGCTGGGCCTCGCGGCCGGCGTGCTGTGGGGGCTGACAACACTTGCGATCCGCACCACGCGGCTCGCCACCGCCAGCGCCGAGAAGACGCTCTTCTATCAGATCGCCGTCACCGCGGCGGTGTCGCCAGTGCTGTCGCTGGCGCTCGGCGAACGCTGGGGCTTCGCCTACTCGAGCTATGCGTGGTTCTCGATCTCGGTGCAGACCGCGATCGGCGCCTTCGCGAGCTACCTGGCGTGGATGTGGATGCTCAGGCACTACCCGGCCACGCGCATCTCTTCCTTCACCTTCCTCACGCCGCTGTTCGCGCTGGTGTTCGGCGTGGTGCTGCTGGACGAACCGCTCACGCTGCAATTGGTGCTGGCGCTGGCGGGCGTGGCCCTGGGCATCGTGCTGGTGAACCGGCGCACGAGCCCCACGGTGCAAGCCGAAACCGTGCGCCGTGCAAACTGA
- a CDS encoding Bug family tripartite tricarboxylate transporter substrate binding protein, translating into MSAARAFLFRSAAAALALAAGTAAAQAQSYPAKPITLIVPFAAGGGVDATARLLTAKLGEQLKQPVVIENVAGAAGTIGTQRVARAPADGYTLLFAVASPLNVAPLVAPSAVRYDSFKDFVPVATVGTSPFVLIGKAALPARTTAELIQLAKAQPGKLNFGTDGVGTSLHITAEMFKQRAGIDLMHVPYKSGPQVLTDVAGGQVDLAVLPLSLALPFVKDGKVKAFGVTSLARSAIAPAIPTLAESPELKGMEMDAWLGVLAPAGTPAAVTAAWVSALDATLKDPEVIRKLGEIAVKPQLIAGPAFADYLAKERKTIAGVVQTAGIKVE; encoded by the coding sequence ATGTCCGCAGCCCGAGCCTTCTTATTCCGTTCCGCCGCCGCCGCGCTGGCGCTCGCCGCCGGCACCGCCGCCGCCCAGGCGCAGAGCTATCCCGCCAAGCCGATCACGCTGATTGTGCCGTTCGCCGCCGGCGGCGGCGTCGATGCCACGGCGCGCCTGCTCACCGCCAAGCTGGGCGAGCAGCTCAAGCAGCCGGTGGTCATCGAGAACGTGGCAGGCGCGGCCGGCACCATCGGCACGCAGCGGGTGGCGCGCGCGCCGGCCGACGGCTACACCCTGCTCTTCGCGGTGGCCAGCCCGCTCAACGTGGCGCCGCTGGTGGCGCCGTCTGCAGTGCGCTACGACAGCTTCAAGGATTTCGTCCCCGTCGCGACGGTGGGCACCTCGCCCTTCGTGCTGATCGGCAAGGCCGCCCTGCCCGCCCGCACCACCGCCGAGCTGATCCAGCTGGCAAAGGCGCAGCCCGGCAAGCTCAACTTCGGCACCGACGGCGTCGGCACGTCGCTGCACATCACGGCCGAGATGTTCAAGCAGCGCGCGGGCATCGACCTGATGCACGTGCCCTACAAGTCCGGCCCGCAGGTGCTGACCGACGTGGCCGGCGGGCAGGTCGACCTCGCGGTGCTGCCGCTGTCGCTGGCGCTGCCCTTCGTGAAGGACGGCAAGGTCAAGGCCTTCGGCGTCACCTCGCTGGCTCGCTCGGCGATCGCACCGGCGATCCCGACACTCGCGGAGTCGCCCGAGCTCAAGGGGATGGAGATGGATGCCTGGCTCGGCGTCCTCGCCCCGGCCGGCACCCCGGCCGCGGTGACGGCGGCCTGGGTCAGCGCCCTCGATGCGACCCTCAAGGATCCGGAAGTCATCCGCAAGCTCGGCGAAATCGCCGTCAAGCCCCAGCTGATCGCCGGCCCCGCCTTCGCCGACTACCTGGCGAAGGAACGCAAGACCATCGCGGGCGTGGTGCAGACCGCCGGCATCAAGGTCGAATAG
- a CDS encoding flavin reductase family protein, protein MFATGVTIVTARAANGRLVGLTANSFNSVSLAPPLVLWSLARSAASMAALSTGSHYAINILASNQKDLAERFATKDVDRWADVAFTEGLGGAPVLAGVAASFECFNRSRYNEGDHVIFVGEVERCTHSAGASPLLFHGGRFYTEHPL, encoded by the coding sequence ATGTTCGCGACCGGCGTGACCATCGTCACTGCGCGCGCTGCCAACGGGCGGCTGGTCGGCCTCACCGCCAACTCCTTCAACTCCGTGTCATTGGCCCCCCCGCTGGTGCTGTGGAGCCTGGCGCGCAGCGCGGCCTCGATGGCCGCGCTCAGCACCGGCTCGCACTACGCGATCAACATCCTGGCCTCCAACCAGAAGGACCTGGCCGAGCGTTTCGCCACCAAGGACGTGGACCGCTGGGCCGATGTCGCCTTCACCGAGGGCCTCGGCGGGGCGCCGGTGCTGGCGGGCGTGGCCGCGAGCTTCGAATGCTTCAACCGCAGCCGCTACAACGAGGGCGACCACGTGATCTTCGTCGGCGAGGTCGAGCGCTGCACGCACAGCGCCGGTGCCTCGCCGCTGCTGTTCCACGGCGGGCGCTTCTACACAGAGCACCCCCTCTAG
- a CDS encoding BON domain-containing protein: protein MPSRSPRDTLAALLALACTAAWAGPEKKNWFDDPFFQVSSGARGCPVPEGPLYTAEERRSQMHARLERGTSCWLEGRCKDSNAYRYDKVIAPQVQAALAAVPGVGRASVWAVVQRRWVYLQGCVPSRVLARRLEQAARAVPEVELVVDDLMVGTRDKPPYPVASP, encoded by the coding sequence ATGCCTTCACGCTCGCCCCGCGACACCCTGGCGGCACTGCTCGCGCTGGCCTGCACAGCGGCTTGGGCCGGTCCCGAGAAGAAAAACTGGTTCGACGATCCCTTCTTCCAGGTGTCGTCGGGCGCGCGCGGCTGCCCCGTGCCGGAAGGCCCGCTGTACACCGCCGAGGAGCGCCGCTCCCAGATGCATGCGCGGCTGGAGCGCGGCACCAGCTGCTGGCTGGAGGGCCGCTGCAAGGACAGCAACGCCTACCGCTACGACAAGGTCATCGCGCCCCAGGTGCAGGCCGCCCTCGCCGCCGTGCCCGGGGTTGGCCGCGCCAGTGTGTGGGCCGTGGTACAGCGGCGCTGGGTCTACCTGCAGGGCTGCGTGCCCTCGCGGGTGCTGGCGCGCAGGCTCGAGCAGGCCGCGCGCGCCGTGCCCGAAGTCGAGCTGGTCGTCGACGACCTGATGGTCGGCACGCGCGACAAGCCGCCGTATCCCGTTGCAAGCCCCTGA
- a CDS encoding serine/threonine protein kinase, which produces MEAAGERDRRWTSALSRQALLEGTTIEGFQILRPLGEGGFGIVYLAWDPVLERHVALKEYMPSTLAIRGEDFLGVSMRSERHRGTFDAGLKSFLNEARLLARFDHPALLKVLRFWEANGTAYMAMPYYEGPTLKEMLAGEQTAPSQDQLCEWLHPLLDALAVIHRENCLHRDISPDNILLTSAGPVLLDFGAARRVISDMTQSLTAVLKPGFAPIEQYGGAMAQGPWTDIYALAGVVYYAISGQLPPASAGRVVSDSFEPLADTYGGLYSDQFLRTIDASLSLRPEARPQDVAQFRASIDAQPIVAIRPSLTPAEALASEAGAALAASVTAVAAAESPASQPAPTDFAPTGGAVLMAPLPRRTGFRALMLLALVLACGAAWWVGARHGPVQAEASAQVVPAAAAVPEPQSPAVPPRQDVEKLTPVLSNLAPAESSEAAARGSANSGAPSKPVPAVAARPAAPRAKPAVSALQPAETGPRAARANADPVPALAAAGTVQRCSDLVLKSSLDSLSPDELTFQKSQCK; this is translated from the coding sequence GTGGAAGCCGCCGGCGAGAGAGACCGGCGATGGACCAGCGCGCTTTCGAGGCAGGCACTGCTCGAGGGAACAACGATCGAGGGCTTCCAGATCCTGCGTCCCTTGGGCGAAGGCGGATTCGGCATCGTCTACCTGGCCTGGGACCCGGTGTTGGAGCGGCACGTGGCGCTCAAGGAGTACATGCCCTCGACGCTGGCGATCCGCGGCGAGGACTTTCTGGGCGTGTCGATGCGCTCCGAGCGCCACCGAGGTACCTTCGACGCGGGCCTGAAGAGTTTCCTGAACGAAGCCCGCCTCCTCGCCCGGTTCGACCATCCCGCGCTGCTCAAGGTACTGCGGTTCTGGGAAGCGAACGGAACCGCCTACATGGCGATGCCCTACTACGAGGGCCCGACGCTGAAGGAGATGCTGGCCGGCGAGCAGACTGCGCCTTCGCAGGACCAGCTTTGCGAATGGCTGCATCCACTGCTGGATGCGCTGGCGGTCATCCACCGCGAGAACTGTCTGCACCGCGACATCTCTCCGGACAACATCCTGCTCACCAGCGCTGGGCCGGTCCTGTTGGACTTCGGCGCCGCCCGGCGCGTGATCAGCGACATGACCCAGAGCCTGACCGCGGTGCTGAAGCCGGGATTCGCGCCCATCGAGCAGTACGGCGGCGCCATGGCCCAGGGTCCCTGGACGGACATCTACGCATTGGCCGGGGTCGTCTACTACGCCATCTCCGGCCAATTGCCGCCGGCCTCGGCGGGGCGTGTGGTGAGTGACAGCTTCGAGCCCCTGGCGGACACCTATGGCGGCCTCTATAGCGATCAGTTCCTGCGCACCATCGACGCCTCCCTTTCGCTGCGCCCGGAAGCCAGGCCCCAGGACGTGGCGCAGTTCCGGGCATCGATCGATGCGCAGCCGATCGTCGCGATCCGGCCATCCTTGACGCCCGCCGAAGCGCTCGCTTCCGAAGCGGGGGCAGCACTTGCGGCCAGCGTCACCGCCGTGGCAGCCGCGGAGAGTCCCGCTTCGCAGCCGGCCCCAACTGATTTCGCGCCTACCGGTGGGGCAGTGCTCATGGCGCCCTTGCCGCGTCGCACCGGATTCCGCGCGCTGATGCTCCTCGCGCTCGTCCTCGCCTGCGGCGCCGCATGGTGGGTGGGCGCTCGGCACGGTCCTGTGCAGGCGGAGGCGTCCGCGCAAGTCGTGCCGGCCGCGGCAGCGGTTCCCGAGCCGCAGTCCCCTGCGGTGCCGCCCAGGCAGGACGTTGAAAAACTCACGCCGGTCCTCTCGAATCTGGCCCCGGCGGAGTCGTCCGAAGCCGCAGCTCGGGGATCGGCGAATTCGGGGGCGCCCTCAAAACCGGTCCCTGCCGTAGCAGCTCGCCCTGCTGCACCGCGAGCCAAACCCGCGGTCTCCGCGCTGCAGCCCGCTGAAACCGGGCCGCGCGCTGCGCGCGCGAACGCCGATCCGGTGCCAGCCCTCGCGGCGGCAGGCACGGTGCAGCGATGCAGCGACCTCGTCCTGAAATCGTCGCTGGACAGCTTGAGTCCCGACGAACTCACCTTCCAGAAGAGCCAATGCAAATAG